A section of the Meles meles chromosome 8, mMelMel3.1 paternal haplotype, whole genome shotgun sequence genome encodes:
- the LOC123948836 gene encoding putative olfactory receptor 8G3, translating to MDSGNHSTVTDFILAGLTEKPELQLPLFFLFLGIYVVTVVGNLGVITLIGLSAHLHTPMYYFLSSLSFIDLCHSTVITPKMLVNFVTQKNITPYYECMTQLYFFLIFGIAECHMLAAMAYDRYAAICNPLLYNVIMSSHFCLWLTVGVYSLGIIGSTIHTGFLMRLLFCKSNVVNHYFCDLFPLLELSCSSIYVNELLVLVLSAFNILTPALTILASYVFILSSILRIRSTEGRSKAFSTCSSHISAVAVFYGSAAFVYLQPSSVSSMDQGKLSSVFYTTIVPMLNPLIYSLRNKDVKFALKKILESRKCTRIESIS from the coding sequence ATGGACTCTGGAAATCACTCTACAGTGACTGACTTCATCCTCGCTGGGCTAACAGAGAAACCAGAACTCCAGCtgccccttttcttcctcttcctaggAATCTATGTGGTCACGGTGGTGGGGAATCTGGGTGTGATCACGCTGATAGGGCTCAGCGCTCACttgcacacccccatgtactaCTTCCTCAGTAGCTTGTCCTTCATTGATCTCTGCCATTCCACTGTCATTACTCCCAAAATGTTGGTGAACTTTGTGACACAAAAGAACATCACTCCCTACTATGAATGCATGACTCAGctctatttcttcctcatttttggtATTGCAGAGTGTCACATGTTGGCTGCAATGGCTTACGACCGTTATGCTGCCATCTGTAATCCCCTGCTTTACAATgtcatcatgtcttctcatttctGCCTCTGGCTCACAGTAGGAGTTTATAGTTTGGGCATCATTGGATCTACAATCCACACGGGCTTCCTGATGAGACTCCTTTTCTGCAAGAGCAATGTGGTTAACCATTATTTCTGTGATCTCTTCCCACTCTTGGAGCTGTCCTGTTCCAGCATCTACGTCAATGAATTACTGGTCCTAGTCTTGAGTGCATTCAACATCCTGACTCCTGCCTTAACTATCCTTGCCTCCTACGTCTTCATCCTCTCCAGCATCCTCCGCATCCGCTCCACTGAGGGCAGGTCCAAAGCCTTCAGCACCTGCAGCTCCCACATCTCAGCTGTGGCTGTCTTCTATGGATCTGCTGCCTTCGTGTACCTGCAGCCATCATCTGTGAGCTCCATGGACCAAGGGAAATTGTCCTCTGTGTTTTATACCACCATTGTGCCCATGCTGAACCCCCTGATCTATAGCCTGCGGAATAAGGATGTTAAATTTGCCCTGAAGAAAATTCTGGAGAGTAGAAAGTGTACAAGAATAGAATCAATATCATGA
- the LOC123948837 gene encoding olfactory receptor 150-like: MTAGNHSTVTEFILAGLTEKPELQLPLFFLFLGIYAVTVVGNLGMITLIGLSAHLHTPMYYFLSSLSFIDLCHSTVITPKMLVNFVTERNFISYQACMTQLYFFLVFVISECHMLAAMAYDRYVAICNPLFYNVTMSYQVCSGMVVGVYIMGLTGATAHTGCMLRVLFCKADRINHYFCDLFPLLELSCSSTYINEVVVLCFSAFNILAPSLMILSSYVFILSSILRICSTEGRSKAFSTCSSHISAVAVFYGSAAFMYLQPSSVSSMDQGKVSSVFYTTIVPMLNPLIYSLRNKDVKVALNKILEKRRKGVFCLSKNS; the protein is encoded by the coding sequence ATGACAGCAGGAAATCACTCTACAGTGACCGAGTTCATCCTCGCTGGGCTAACAGAGAAACCAGAACTCCAGCtgccccttttcttcctcttcctaggAATCTATGCGGTCACGGTGGTGGGGAACCTGGGCATGATCACGCTGATAGGGCTCAGCGCTCACttgcacacccccatgtactaCTTCCTCAGTAGCTTGTCCTTCATTGATCTCTGCCATTCCACCGTCATTACCCCCAAAATGCTGGTGAActttgtgacagagagaaattttaTCTCCTACCAAGCATGCATGACTCAGCTCTACTTCTTCCTTGTATTTGTTATATCAGAATGTCACATGTTGGCTGCAATGGCATATGATCGTTATGTTGCCATCTGTAACCCATTGTTTTACAATGTCACCATGTCTTATCAGGTCTGCTCTGGGATGGTAGTTGGGGTATATATCATGGGCTTGACTGGTGCCACAGCACACACTGGCTGCATGTTAAGAGTGCTTTTCTGCAAAGCTGATAGGATCAACCATTACTTCTGTGATCTCTTCCCACTCTTGGAGCTCTCCTGCTCCAGCACTTACATTAATGAGGTGGTAGTTTTGTGTTTCAGTGCATTTAATATCCTTGCCCCCAGCCTTATGATCCTTAGTTCCTACGTCTTCATCCTCTCCAGCATCCTCCgcatctgctccactgagggcaGGTCCAAAGCCTTCAGCACCTGCAGCTCCCACATCTCAGCTGTGGCTGTCTTCTATGGATCTGCTGCCTTCATGTACCTGCAGCCATCATCTGTGAGCTCCATGGACCAAGGGAAAGTGTCCTCTGTGTTTTATACCACCATTGTGCCCATGCTGAACCCCCTGATCTATAGCCTGCGGAATAAGGATGTCAAAGTTGCTCTAAATAAGAtccttgaaaaaagaagaaaaggggtaTTTTGCCTGAGCAAAAATTCATAA
- the LOC123948835 gene encoding putative olfactory receptor 8G3 — MEIMNPGNHSTVTDFILAGLTKKPELQLPLFFLFLGIYVVTVVGNLGMITLIGLSAHLHTPMYYFLSSLSFIDLCHSTVITPKMLVNFVTEMNVISYPECMTQLYFFLIFGIAECHMLAAMAYDRYAAICNPLLYNVIMSSHFCLWLTVGVYSLGIIGSTIHTGFMMRLLFCKSNVVNHYFCDLFPLLELSCSSIYVNELLVLVLSAFNILTPALTILASYVFILSSILCIRSTEGRSKAFSTCSSHISAVAIFYGSAAFMYLQPSSVSSMDQGKVSSVFYTTIVPMLNPLIYSLRNKDVKFALKKILESRKCSRIESI; from the coding sequence ATGGAGATAATGAATCCTGGAAATCACTCTACAGTGACTGACTTCATCCTCGCTGGGCTAACAAAGAAACCAGAACTCCAGCtgccccttttcttcctcttcctaggAATCTATGTGGTCACGGTGGTGGGGAACCTGGGCATGATCACGCTGATAGGGCTCAGCGCTCACttgcacacccccatgtactaCTTCCTCAGTAGCTTGTCCTTCATTGATCTCTGCCATTCCACTGTCATTACTCCCAAAATGTTGGTGAACTTTGTGACAGAGATGAATGTCATCTCCTACCCGGAATGCATGACTCAGctctatttcttcctcatttttggtATTGCAGAGTGTCACATGTTGGCTGCAATGGCTTATGACCGCTATGCTGCCATATGTAATCCCCTGCTTTACAATgtcatcatgtcttctcatttctGCCTCTGGCTCACAGTAGGAGTTTATAGTTTGGGCATCATTGGATCTACAATCCACACGGGCTTCATGATGAGACTCCTTTTCTGCAAGAGCAATGTGGTTAACCATTATTTCTGTGATCTCTTCCCACTCTTGGAGCTGTCCTGTTCCAGCATCTACGTCAATGAATTACTGGTCCTAGTCTTGAGTGCATTCAACATCCTGACTCCTGCCTTAACTATCCTTGCCTCCTACGTCTTCATCCTCTCCAGCATCCTCTGCATCCGCTCCACTGAGGGCAGGTCCAAAGCCTTCAGCACCTGCAGCTCCCACATCTCAGCTGTGGCTATCTTCTATGGATCTGCTGCCTTCATGTACCTGCAGCCATCATCTGTGAGCTCCATGGACCAAGGGAAAGTGTCCTCTGTGTTTTATACCACCATTGTGCCCATGCTGAACCCTCTGATCTATAGCCTGCGGAATAAGGATGTCAAATTTGCCCTGAAGAAAATTCTGGAGAGTAGAAAGTGTTCAAGAATAGAATCAATATAA